The Paraphotobacterium marinum genome contains a region encoding:
- the rlmH gene encoding 23S rRNA (pseudouridine(1915)-N(3))-methyltransferase RlmH — MKIQVVAIGTKMPKWVNEGIFEYTKRFTKDCPITFTELPLTKRNKNSNLKSIIQNEGKLILSSIQKNSIIIALDVYGSNMDTEQLAIKFDDWKQSGKNITFLIGGPDGLSKEILEEANLKWSLSKLTLPHPIVRIILVESLYRAMTISINHPYHRN, encoded by the coding sequence TTGAAAATACAAGTTGTTGCTATTGGTACCAAAATGCCAAAATGGGTAAATGAGGGTATATTTGAATATACAAAGCGTTTTACAAAGGATTGTCCAATAACTTTTACAGAGTTGCCTCTAACCAAAAGAAATAAAAATTCAAATTTGAAATCTATTATCCAAAATGAAGGAAAGTTGATACTATCCTCTATACAAAAAAACTCAATAATTATAGCTCTAGATGTTTATGGTTCAAATATGGATACTGAGCAACTGGCAATAAAATTTGATGACTGGAAACAAAGTGGTAAGAATATTACTTTTTTAATTGGTGGACCAGATGGTTTATCAAAAGAAATATTAGAAGAAGCAAATTTAAAATGGTCTCTTTCAAAACTGACTCTTCCACACCCGATTGTCAGAATTATATTAGTTGAGAGTTTATACAGAGCAATGACAATTTCAATTAATCATCCATATCATAGAAATTAG
- the mrdA gene encoding penicillin-binding protein 2: protein MTNLRTKIRDHKSEKALFLRRSIYGFLGVILLSGILLINLYILQVKEYKLYKTRSNENRIQVVPIPPVRGQIYDRNGVLLAKNEPVYDLEIIPNQVKDLDQTLSSLKNLIDISDYEIKSFRKKLKYNAPFKAVLLKSQLTPKQVAIIAVNQYQYPGVHVISSLKREYPFKEALTHTLGYVGRVNDRDIQRLKKEGKYNDYLSTKYIGRIGIEKYYEPLLHGKSGFKEVEVNSHGKVIRTISILPATPGKDIYLSIDIKLELYIEKVLSEHNSQISSQDGDKHITTRGAVVVLDPRNNEVLAMVSSPSYDPNLFVDGISHKNYNSLLNDPANPLYNRATLGAYSPGSTSKPFSSIALLGTNTITLNSKIPGPKRWRIPGTKGRYFNQTDHGMGLINIETAIEKSSDTFFYQLVYKLGITKFSKWMTKFGFGQPTGIDIGEESDGIMPTRLWKRENKKQPWYDGDTISVAIGQGYWTSTPLQLALATSILINDGIKYTPHLLKYILNDNKIDKISPQHTKVVANIPDIYWNAVKKSMLLVSQYGTGKSIFGKKNPYLVGSKTGTAQVFSLKKNQKYDAKKLAKHLHDNSLFIAFAPYNSPKYVISTIIENGGFGAAAAGPITKKILDYLILKKTMKPTMIKNKKFNSSKKTISEYIHIDFILLISIISLMSFSLIIMYSASGKDLAMMDRQAFRMGLSIILMIVAAQIPPRTYQAVAPYLFIIGVFLLLCVLFFGEISKGAQRWLNLGIIRFQPSELLKIAVPLMVAKYLGNKSLPPEAKNILISLCLIFIPTILIAKQPDLGTAILIAASGIFVVFLSGIKWKYILLAFVLLAAFIPILWFFLMHDYQRTRVITLFNPELDPLGAGYHIIQSKIAIGSGGIFGKGWLHGTQSQLQFIPERNTDFIFAVIAEEWGFTGVLLLLFLYLLIIIRGLVLAIKSQNSFGRILSGSIMLSFFVYIFVNIGMVSGILPVVGVPLPLVSYGGSSMLTIMGSFGIVMSIHSHKTMLSKS, encoded by the coding sequence ATGACAAACCTAAGAACAAAAATCAGAGATCATAAATCTGAAAAAGCATTATTTTTGAGAAGATCTATTTACGGCTTCTTAGGAGTTATTTTATTATCGGGCATTCTTTTAATTAATTTATACATCCTTCAAGTAAAAGAGTACAAGTTATACAAAACTCGCTCAAATGAAAATAGAATTCAGGTTGTTCCTATACCTCCTGTAAGAGGACAAATATATGATAGAAACGGTGTTTTACTCGCAAAAAATGAACCAGTGTATGATTTGGAAATTATACCTAACCAAGTTAAAGATTTAGATCAAACTTTATCATCATTAAAAAATTTAATTGATATTTCTGATTATGAAATTAAATCTTTTAGAAAAAAATTAAAATATAATGCACCTTTTAAAGCTGTCTTGTTGAAGTCTCAGTTAACACCCAAACAAGTAGCAATCATTGCAGTGAATCAATATCAATACCCTGGTGTTCATGTCATTTCATCTTTAAAAAGAGAATATCCTTTTAAAGAAGCACTTACTCACACGCTTGGGTATGTTGGTCGTGTTAATGATCGTGATATACAGCGTCTAAAAAAAGAAGGAAAATATAATGACTATCTTTCTACCAAATACATTGGACGAATTGGTATTGAAAAATATTATGAACCTCTTCTGCATGGTAAATCTGGTTTTAAGGAGGTAGAAGTCAATAGTCATGGGAAAGTTATTAGGACAATATCAATATTACCTGCAACTCCCGGAAAAGATATTTATCTTTCTATTGATATTAAGCTAGAACTATACATTGAAAAGGTGCTATCTGAACATAACTCACAAATATCATCACAAGATGGTGACAAACACATTACAACAAGAGGAGCTGTTGTTGTACTCGACCCTAGAAATAACGAAGTCCTTGCTATGGTATCAAGTCCAAGTTATGATCCTAACTTATTTGTTGATGGTATCTCGCATAAAAATTATAACTCTCTATTAAATGATCCTGCCAACCCTTTATATAATCGAGCAACACTAGGCGCATATTCACCTGGTTCAACGAGTAAACCTTTCTCATCAATAGCTTTGCTTGGTACTAATACAATTACACTTAATTCTAAAATACCAGGTCCTAAGCGTTGGAGAATTCCTGGTACCAAAGGAAGATATTTCAATCAAACTGATCATGGAATGGGACTTATAAATATTGAAACTGCTATTGAAAAGTCTTCGGATACTTTTTTCTATCAGCTTGTCTATAAATTAGGAATAACTAAATTCTCTAAATGGATGACCAAATTTGGATTTGGTCAACCAACAGGAATTGATATAGGTGAGGAAAGTGATGGGATTATGCCGACACGCTTATGGAAAAGAGAGAACAAAAAACAACCCTGGTATGATGGAGATACGATTAGTGTTGCCATTGGTCAGGGTTATTGGACATCTACCCCACTTCAACTCGCTTTGGCTACTTCAATATTGATCAATGATGGTATTAAATATACTCCTCATCTATTAAAATATATTTTGAATGATAATAAGATTGATAAAATTTCACCACAACATACTAAAGTAGTGGCAAATATCCCTGATATTTATTGGAATGCTGTTAAAAAAAGCATGTTACTGGTTAGTCAATATGGTACTGGAAAATCAATTTTCGGCAAAAAAAACCCTTATTTAGTTGGTTCTAAAACTGGAACTGCACAAGTTTTTAGCTTAAAGAAAAATCAAAAATACGATGCAAAAAAATTGGCCAAGCATTTACATGATAATTCTTTATTTATAGCTTTTGCACCATATAATTCTCCTAAGTACGTTATTTCTACAATTATTGAGAACGGGGGGTTTGGAGCCGCGGCAGCCGGACCTATTACAAAAAAAATTTTGGACTATTTAATATTAAAAAAGACAATGAAACCAACAATGATAAAAAATAAAAAATTTAATAGTTCTAAAAAAACTATTTCAGAATATATTCATATTGACTTTATTCTTTTAATATCAATTATATCTCTAATGTCTTTTAGTTTGATTATAATGTATAGTGCCAGTGGAAAAGACTTAGCTATGATGGATAGACAAGCATTCCGTATGGGCTTATCAATTATACTAATGATTGTTGCTGCACAAATACCACCAAGAACATATCAGGCTGTTGCCCCTTATCTTTTTATTATCGGTGTTTTTTTGTTACTATGCGTACTATTCTTTGGCGAAATTTCTAAAGGAGCTCAAAGATGGTTGAATTTGGGAATAATTCGATTTCAACCTTCAGAGTTATTAAAAATAGCGGTTCCACTTATGGTTGCTAAATATTTGGGAAACAAATCTCTCCCTCCTGAAGCTAAAAATATTTTAATATCACTTTGTTTAATATTTATACCAACAATATTAATTGCAAAACAACCGGATTTAGGAACGGCAATTTTAATTGCAGCTTCTGGAATTTTTGTTGTTTTTTTATCTGGTATAAAATGGAAATATATTCTCTTGGCTTTTGTTCTTTTAGCCGCATTTATTCCTATTTTATGGTTTTTTTTAATGCATGATTATCAAAGAACGAGGGTCATTACTTTATTTAATCCCGAGTTAGACCCTTTAGGTGCCGGATATCATATTATACAGTCAAAAATAGCAATAGGCTCTGGTGGAATTTTTGGAAAAGGCTGGTTACATGGCACCCAATCACAGTTGCAGTTTATACCAGAACGAAATACTGATTTTATTTTTGCAGTAATAGCTGAAGAATGGGGTTTCACCGGAGTACTCTTATTACTTTTTTTATATTTACTCATTATTATTAGAGGCTTAGTATTAGCCATAAAATCACAAAACTCATTTGGGCGTATACTTTCTGGTTCAATAATGCTTAGCTTCTTTGTATATATCTTTGTAAATATTGGTATGGTAAGTGGAATATTACCAGTAGTTGGAGTCCCCCTTCCTCTAGTAAGCTATGGTGGAAGTTCTATGTTAACCATTATGGGAAGTTTTGGTATTGTAATGTCGATACATTCACATAAAACAATGCTCTCAAAATCTTGA
- a CDS encoding serine hydrolase, with translation MKGLKLPQISIFILSLSFISFFSHASETLSSKKVTLDASSPNFVGMVPKPPKINAFGYILMDYNTGEILASNNAHKKLHPASLTKILTSYVIGTELKNGNIKNDDIVQITENAWAKNFPGSSKMFLAPNQKVTVSELNQGIIIQSGNDACVALAEHIAGSQSTFVDMMNKQAQKLGMKNSHFSNVDGLDAPNLYTTPYDMAILSKALIKHLPEEYKIYSEKKFTWNGITQHNRNSLLWDKSLNVDGLKTGHTDEAGYSLITSATSSPEGKGMRLISVVMGTKSKKERAAANRSLLQYGFRFFKTVSPKKAGEIITTKKVWFGTSDEIKIGSLTNTYVTIPSSQVKNLKAKIIIDKKLEAPINKNQVVGEIFYELKGEKLKSYPLVALTSSQEAGFFSKIFDYISLAIHNLFS, from the coding sequence ATGAAAGGATTAAAGTTACCCCAGATTTCTATTTTTATATTGTCATTATCTTTTATTTCTTTTTTTTCTCATGCCTCTGAGACGTTAAGTTCGAAAAAGGTTACCTTAGATGCATCCTCTCCAAATTTTGTGGGTATGGTTCCTAAACCTCCCAAGATTAATGCCTTTGGTTATATTCTGATGGATTACAACACGGGAGAAATTCTTGCCTCAAATAATGCTCATAAAAAGCTTCATCCAGCTAGTTTAACCAAAATTTTGACAAGTTACGTTATTGGTACTGAGCTGAAAAATGGAAATATTAAAAATGATGATATTGTACAAATCACTGAAAATGCATGGGCAAAAAACTTCCCTGGCTCATCTAAAATGTTTCTAGCACCAAATCAAAAAGTAACAGTATCTGAGCTTAATCAAGGTATAATTATTCAATCTGGTAATGATGCATGCGTAGCATTAGCAGAGCACATTGCTGGAAGCCAATCAACCTTTGTAGATATGATGAATAAACAGGCTCAAAAACTAGGAATGAAAAATAGTCATTTCTCAAATGTTGATGGACTTGATGCTCCCAATCTATATACAACTCCATATGATATGGCCATATTATCAAAAGCACTTATTAAACATTTACCTGAGGAATATAAAATATACAGTGAAAAAAAGTTTACTTGGAATGGTATTACTCAACATAACAGGAATAGCTTACTCTGGGACAAATCATTAAATGTAGATGGTTTAAAGACTGGTCACACTGATGAAGCTGGTTATAGTCTTATAACATCTGCAACATCCTCACCCGAAGGAAAAGGTATGCGGTTAATTTCAGTCGTTATGGGTACTAAAAGTAAAAAAGAACGTGCGGCAGCAAACAGATCCCTTCTGCAATATGGATTTAGGTTTTTTAAAACAGTTTCCCCTAAAAAAGCAGGAGAAATTATAACAACTAAAAAAGTATGGTTTGGAACATCTGATGAAATAAAAATCGGATCATTAACAAATACATACGTAACAATCCCGAGTTCCCAAGTTAAAAACTTAAAGGCTAAAATAATAATTGATAAAAAATTAGAGGCTCCTATAAATAAAAACCAAGTTGTTGGCGAAATTTTCTATGAGTTGAAGGGAGAAAAGCTCAAAAGTTATCCTTTAGTTGCATTAACATCATCTCAAGAAGCTGGTTTTTTTAGTAAAATATTTGATTACATAAGCCTCGCTATCCATAATCTTTTTAGTTAG
- the ybeD gene encoding DUF493 family protein YbeD, which yields MKSLEKLNELLEFPCNFTFKVVGEAKPELADEVLTVVQKNLPGDYVPKIKKSKNGNFHSVSITCYVQNISQVETLYKELSEIEIVKMVL from the coding sequence ATGAAGTCGCTTGAAAAACTGAACGAATTACTTGAGTTCCCCTGTAACTTTACATTTAAAGTTGTTGGCGAAGCAAAGCCTGAACTCGCCGATGAGGTTTTAACCGTCGTCCAAAAGAACCTGCCCGGGGATTATGTTCCTAAAATAAAAAAGAGTAAAAATGGTAATTTTCACTCTGTTTCAATTACTTGTTACGTTCAAAACATAAGCCAAGTGGAAACACTTTATAAAGAACTTAGTGAAATTGAAATCGTAAAAATGGTTTTGTAG
- the lipB gene encoding lipoyl(octanoyl) transferase LipB encodes MKNNINIRKMGTVGYSETYQEMFDYTASRQKSSDDELWVLEHAPVYTQGQAGKEKHILKRNHIPIIKTDRGGQITYHGPGQLIVYILIDIKRRGIGIRQLVDKIENSVIKLLANMSISAYSKKDAPGVYVDNQKICSLGLKIKKGCSFHGLALNYDMDLSPFDNINPCGFSGMKMTNISKHIPVNEKTKEEIINNLINNLILEINNHKVITN; translated from the coding sequence TTGAAAAATAATATAAATATAAGAAAAATGGGTACAGTTGGATACTCTGAAACTTATCAAGAAATGTTTGATTACACTGCTTCAAGGCAAAAAAGTTCTGATGATGAGTTGTGGGTTTTAGAACATGCTCCTGTTTACACACAAGGGCAAGCAGGAAAAGAAAAGCATATTTTAAAGCGAAACCATATTCCTATTATCAAAACCGATAGAGGTGGACAGATTACTTATCATGGTCCAGGACAGCTGATAGTTTATATTTTAATTGATATTAAAAGAAGAGGCATAGGTATAAGACAATTAGTTGATAAAATTGAAAATTCAGTTATAAAATTATTAGCTAATATGAGTATAAGTGCCTATTCAAAGAAAGATGCCCCTGGTGTTTATGTAGATAATCAAAAAATTTGCTCGCTGGGCTTAAAAATAAAAAAAGGATGTTCTTTTCACGGTTTAGCTCTCAATTATGATATGGACTTATCACCATTTGATAACATAAATCCATGTGGTTTTAGCGGGATGAAGATGACTAATATAAGTAAACACATACCTGTTAACGAAAAAACAAAAGAAGAAATCATTAACAATTTAATAAATAATTTAATTTTAGAAATTAATAACCATAAAGTTATTACCAATTAA
- the lipA gene encoding lipoyl synthase produces the protein MSKPINIEPGIKYRDADKMALIPTKNITEFNSGNEDILRKPEWMKIKLPPDSSRIKQIKQALRDNNLNSVCEEASCPNLAECFNHGTATFMILGAICTRRCPFCDVAHGKPLAPDNDEPKHLAKAIKDMKLKYVVITSVDRDDLRDGGSEHFSKCISQIRTENPNIQIETLVPDFKGRMEVALDNLRLNPPDVFNHNLETAPRLYKMARPSANYSWSLKLLKKFKEEHPTIPTKSGLMMGLGETNDEIKEVIRDLRAHDVTMLTLCQYLAPSKHHLPVKRYVTPTEFKELKEFALELGFTHVASGPFVRSSYHADLQAKGEEVS, from the coding sequence ATGAGTAAACCAATAAATATCGAGCCTGGGATTAAGTATAGAGATGCTGATAAAATGGCCCTTATCCCAACTAAAAATATAACTGAATTTAACTCAGGAAATGAAGATATCTTGAGAAAGCCTGAGTGGATGAAAATTAAACTTCCACCCGATAGCTCTAGAATTAAACAAATAAAACAAGCATTACGTGATAATAACTTAAACTCTGTATGCGAAGAAGCCTCTTGTCCTAATCTAGCAGAATGTTTCAACCATGGAACCGCGACATTTATGATTCTGGGTGCAATTTGTACTCGTAGATGTCCATTCTGTGACGTGGCTCACGGAAAACCACTTGCTCCAGATAATGATGAACCTAAACACTTAGCAAAAGCAATCAAGGATATGAAGCTGAAATATGTTGTAATTACTTCAGTAGACCGTGATGACTTAAGAGATGGCGGTTCAGAACACTTTTCAAAGTGTATAAGTCAAATAAGAACTGAAAATCCAAATATTCAAATTGAAACTCTTGTTCCTGATTTTAAAGGCAGAATGGAAGTAGCACTTGATAATTTGAGACTTAATCCACCCGATGTATTTAATCATAATCTTGAAACAGCGCCTAGACTTTATAAAATGGCTAGACCAAGTGCTAATTATTCATGGTCTTTGAAGCTTTTAAAAAAATTCAAAGAAGAACACCCTACTATCCCTACTAAATCAGGATTAATGATGGGTTTAGGTGAAACTAATGATGAGATAAAAGAAGTTATTCGGGATTTAAGGGCGCATGATGTAACAATGCTAACGTTATGTCAATATTTAGCCCCAAGCAAGCATCATTTGCCTGTAAAAAGATATGTGACACCAACAGAGTTTAAAGAACTAAAAGAGTTTGCTCTTGAGTTGGGATTCACTCATGTTGCATCAGGTCCTTTTGTTCGCTCTTCTTATCATGCAGATCTTCAAGCTAAAGGAGAAGAGGTCTCTTAA
- the bamC gene encoding outer membrane protein assembly factor BamC, with amino-acid sequence MENYKKLSLISFVIILTGCSSGKDLREAHYGFGYKNSTELKQMKFLPGTQQFVDNTFDVPNSKYQGQIGNNVDLRAPTSIIFDPTKMNVSKEGNLVNIQFESIKQAEYFMQRSRIYFKSKDIQLIQNNKLFIQTNKFPINSSDVDDLNIITAYSLTSEGNRVKIKNTFYNQRTNQNISYKLEKDRVFNNLINELLYYYQSNQNQTKDIKMQSQKSSVNLKLVDANTDQLQEVIIANMSYDDFISSLPYALNQLGFQVNVINQSEGKISTQYEKDENKPLSKIDLDEGNYIIQLGQSGNQTSLYLTNEKNRPVNAREFKSFYDALKKAYF; translated from the coding sequence ATGGAAAATTATAAAAAATTAAGTCTTATATCTTTTGTTATTATATTGACTGGGTGTTCGTCTGGTAAAGATTTGAGGGAAGCTCATTATGGGTTTGGTTACAAAAATTCAACTGAACTAAAACAGATGAAATTTTTGCCAGGTACTCAACAATTTGTTGACAACACATTTGATGTGCCCAATAGTAAGTATCAAGGGCAAATCGGTAATAATGTCGACTTAAGAGCTCCGACGTCTATAATATTTGATCCAACTAAAATGAACGTCTCCAAGGAAGGAAATTTAGTGAATATTCAGTTTGAATCGATCAAACAAGCTGAGTATTTTATGCAAAGATCTCGTATTTACTTTAAGTCAAAAGATATACAACTAATCCAAAATAATAAGCTTTTTATTCAAACAAATAAATTTCCTATAAACTCATCAGATGTAGATGATTTGAACATCATTACAGCGTATAGCCTAACAAGTGAGGGAAATAGGGTAAAAATAAAAAATACATTTTATAATCAAAGAACCAATCAAAATATATCTTATAAGTTAGAAAAAGATAGAGTTTTTAATAACTTAATTAATGAGTTGCTTTATTATTATCAATCTAATCAAAACCAAACAAAAGATATTAAAATGCAATCTCAAAAAAGTTCAGTTAATCTTAAATTAGTAGATGCCAATACTGATCAATTGCAAGAAGTTATTATTGCTAATATGAGCTACGATGATTTCATTTCTTCATTACCATATGCCTTAAACCAATTGGGCTTTCAGGTTAATGTGATTAACCAATCTGAAGGTAAGATATCAACTCAATACGAGAAAGATGAAAATAAACCACTTTCAAAAATTGATTTAGATGAGGGTAATTATATCATCCAGTTAGGTCAATCAGGTAATCAGACCTCATTATATTTAACTAATGAGAAAAATAGACCAGTAAATGCAAGGGAATTTAAATCTTTCTATGATGCTCTAAAAAAAGCTTATTTTTAA
- the dapA gene encoding 4-hydroxy-tetrahydrodipicolinate synthase — MFSGSMVALVTPFDEKGSIDWQSITKLIDYHVESKTDYIVALGTTGEPCTLTTKEHIDTVLKICDLAKDKIPVIAGTGSNSTAEAIEYTKAFSDSGVVGCLTVTPYYNKPPQRGLFEHFKAIADNTDLPQILYNVPSRTGVDLLPKTVHELSKIDNIVGIKCATGDLSRLKELKDCLDENFSLISGDDATGLEFIKGGGHGVISVTANVAAKQMSELVHLALKNRVEEANRINDDLIDLHKNLFIESNPIPVKWCLKYLNLISSNSLRYPLLPLEKKYESVVLNSLKLANIEPL; from the coding sequence ATGTTTTCAGGAAGTATGGTTGCCTTAGTTACACCTTTTGATGAAAAAGGTTCAATTGATTGGCAAAGTATTACTAAATTAATTGACTATCATGTGGAATCTAAAACAGACTATATAGTTGCTTTAGGGACTACAGGAGAACCTTGCACCTTAACAACTAAAGAGCATATAGATACTGTCTTAAAAATTTGTGATTTAGCTAAAGATAAAATTCCAGTTATTGCTGGAACCGGCTCTAATTCCACAGCCGAAGCGATTGAATATACGAAAGCTTTTTCTGATTCAGGAGTTGTTGGGTGCCTCACTGTTACGCCATATTATAATAAACCTCCCCAGAGAGGTCTTTTTGAACACTTTAAAGCAATTGCAGACAACACCGATTTACCTCAGATATTGTATAATGTTCCGTCAAGAACTGGAGTAGATCTTTTGCCAAAAACGGTACATGAATTAAGCAAAATTGATAATATTGTTGGTATAAAATGTGCGACAGGCGATCTCAGTCGGTTGAAAGAGTTAAAAGATTGTTTAGATGAAAACTTCTCATTAATTAGTGGAGATGATGCAACTGGTTTAGAATTTATTAAAGGAGGAGGGCATGGAGTGATTTCTGTTACAGCCAATGTAGCGGCAAAACAAATGTCAGAGCTTGTTCATTTAGCATTAAAAAATCGTGTTGAAGAGGCAAATAGAATTAATGATGATTTAATCGATCTTCATAAAAACTTATTTATAGAGTCAAATCCAATTCCTGTAAAATGGTGTCTAAAATATCTTAATCTTATATCTTCTAATAGCTTGAGATACCCATTACTCCCTTTAGAAAAAAAATATGAAAGTGTCGTATTAAATTCTCTAAAATTAGCTAATATTGAACCTTTATAA
- a CDS encoding glycine cleavage system protein R has translation MMNNYLIINLIGKDQIGIANQIIEFITNSGCNIIDSNINIFGEQFTATFFVYSNSINILKLENNLPLKAQSLNLLSVTKITKNHLDIANQKYKYLIQVPDSIGIIKNIISLFKNHKINIQSLNTKLKDVNSTNFLCIEIIVRSNNMITLNNLKKELEIICSKLSASLNTYVINDEET, from the coding sequence ATGATGAATAATTATCTAATAATAAATTTAATTGGAAAAGATCAAATTGGAATTGCAAACCAAATAATTGAATTTATAACAAATTCAGGATGTAACATAATTGATAGCAATATCAATATTTTTGGTGAGCAGTTCACTGCCACTTTTTTTGTTTATTCTAATTCAATAAATATTTTGAAGCTTGAAAACAATTTACCTTTAAAAGCTCAGTCTCTTAATTTGCTGAGTGTAACAAAAATCACAAAAAATCATTTAGATATTGCTAATCAAAAATATAAATACCTCATCCAAGTCCCAGATTCGATTGGAATTATAAAGAATATAATTTCATTATTTAAAAACCATAAAATAAATATACAGTCCTTAAATACAAAATTAAAAGATGTTAACTCGACTAACTTTCTTTGTATAGAAATAATAGTACGTTCCAATAATATGATAACTTTAAATAATTTAAAAAAAGAATTAGAGATTATATGTTCAAAATTATCCGCTTCTTTAAATACTTATGTTATAAACGATGAAGAAACTTAA
- the bcp gene encoding thioredoxin-dependent thiol peroxidase, which translates to MMIDQLAPDFTLYDQDNQSHTLSSYKGKNVLLYFYPRASTPGCTVQAQGLRDINKELEKNNVIVLGISPDTPKRLKNFSEKQQLNFTLLSDIDHSVCELYNVWQLKKFMGKESMGVVRTTFFIDTSGKITHIFDQFKTKDHHEVVLNYLNKK; encoded by the coding sequence ATGATGATAGATCAATTGGCACCTGACTTTACTCTATATGATCAAGATAACCAATCACATACTCTTTCAAGCTACAAAGGTAAAAATGTACTTCTATACTTTTATCCTAGAGCTTCGACGCCGGGCTGCACTGTTCAAGCTCAAGGATTAAGAGATATCAACAAAGAGCTTGAAAAAAATAATGTTATTGTTTTAGGAATAAGCCCTGACACGCCGAAAAGGCTTAAAAATTTTTCGGAAAAACAACAATTAAACTTTACTCTCTTATCAGACATAGACCATTCTGTTTGCGAACTATATAATGTTTGGCAGCTAAAAAAATTTATGGGAAAAGAAAGTATGGGGGTAGTTAGAACTACTTTCTTTATTGATACATCAGGTAAAATAACTCATATATTTGATCAATTTAAAACCAAAGATCACCATGAAGTTGTTCTTAATTATTTAAATAAAAAATAG
- a CDS encoding AI-2E family transporter → MIKNIVEWNKKYILEPNNFWFIFTFLVISLGVFYLGGYLLPFFVAVILSFLLDVPVNLLESLKVKRSYAVTIVLSLSFSLVVLFILYLFPLMWNQVMKLIGDFPSILTRMQKYLFDIPNQYPNIVSFNHIEAIIQYFENKLLSLSESLIKVSLNSLLSVVTILIYSILVPLLMFYLLKDKVYVLSVVNRALPKKRSVLIRVKHETLKQIKNYLIGKLIEILIVGFVSYMLFAIMGLNYSIVLALGVGFSVLIPYVGAVAITIPIIMIALAQFGLSHDFWWLISIYLIIQILDGNVLVPLLFSEAVSLHPIIIILSILVFGGIWGVLGVFFAIPLATFIKAVINGLLPES, encoded by the coding sequence ATGATTAAAAACATTGTTGAATGGAACAAAAAATATATTTTAGAACCTAATAATTTTTGGTTTATTTTCACATTTCTAGTAATTAGTCTAGGTGTCTTTTATCTGGGTGGATATTTATTACCTTTTTTTGTAGCTGTGATCTTATCTTTTTTATTAGATGTCCCAGTCAACCTCTTAGAATCATTAAAAGTGAAGAGAAGCTATGCCGTAACAATTGTTTTATCTCTATCATTTTCGTTAGTTGTTTTATTCATTTTATATTTATTTCCATTGATGTGGAATCAAGTTATGAAGCTTATTGGTGATTTTCCATCTATTTTGACTAGAATGCAAAAATATTTATTCGATATTCCAAATCAATACCCTAACATTGTAAGTTTCAATCATATAGAAGCTATTATTCAATATTTTGAAAATAAATTATTATCATTAAGCGAAAGTTTAATTAAGGTTTCATTAAACTCATTGCTAAGTGTCGTTACCATATTGATATATTCTATTTTAGTGCCTCTTTTGATGTTTTATTTATTGAAAGATAAAGTGTATGTATTATCTGTTGTAAACAGAGCTCTCCCTAAAAAAAGGAGCGTTTTAATTCGAGTTAAACATGAAACATTGAAACAAATTAAAAATTACTTGATTGGAAAGCTGATTGAAATTTTAATTGTTGGTTTCGTTTCTTATATGTTGTTTGCTATCATGGGATTAAATTACTCGATTGTACTAGCTTTAGGTGTTGGCTTTTCAGTTTTGATTCCTTATGTTGGCGCTGTTGCCATTACTATACCTATAATAATGATAGCATTAGCCCAGTTTGGCTTAAGTCATGATTTTTGGTGGTTGATTTCTATATACTTAATCATACAAATCCTTGATGGGAATGTTCTCGTCCCTCTTTTATTTTCAGAGGCAGTAAGTCTTCACCCAATCATTATTATTTTATCGATTTTAGTTTTTGGAGGGATCTGGGGAGTCTTAGGGGTATTTTTTGCCATCCCCTTGGCAACTTTTATTAAGGCAGTTATTAATGGGCTTCTTCCTGAATCATAA